The sequence TTCGTACGGCGTCTCGCCGCGGCCCATCCGCGTGAGCATCGCGCGCGGCTCGCCCTGGTGGCCCGTGACGATGGGCAGGAAGTTCTCCTTGCCCTCCTTCATGATTCGTTTGAAGGTGCGATCGACGGACTTGCGGTGGCCGTACATCCCCAGGTCGTCCGGGAAGTCGACGAAGTCCAGGCGTTCTGCAGTGCCCGAATACTTCTCCATCGAGCGGCCGAGCAGGACGGGCTGGCGCCCGATGTCCTCGGCGAACTCGACGAGACTACTCACGCGGGCGATGTGGGAACTGAACGTCGTCGCGACGATGCCGCCGTCGTAATCCTCGACGGAGTACATCACGTCGCGGAGATGCTTGCGGGCGACGGACTCGCTGGGCGTGCGGCCCTTGCGGCCCGCGTTGGTGCAGTCCTCGATGTAGGCGAGGACGCCCTCGCCCTCGCGGCCGATCTCGCGGAACCGCTCCATGTCGATGGGATCGCCGATGACCGGCGTGTGGTCCATCCGCTTGTCGAGGCCGTAAACGACGGCCCCTTCCGGCGTGTGGAGAACGGGGTTGATCGCGTCGATGATCGAGTGGGTGACGTTCACGAACTCGAGATCGACCTTGCCCGAGTCGCCGATGGACATGGTTTCGCCCGCGTCCATCTTCACGAGGTCGTTGCCGACCGTGAACTTGCTCTCCCCTTCGACCTGCTGTTTCACCAGTTCGATGGTAAAGGGCGTCGCGACGATGGGGGCGTCGTAGCGGTGGGCGAGTTTCGAGATGGCGCCGATGTGGTCGAGGTGACCGTGGGTGGGGACGATCGCCTGCACGTCCCCTTCGAGGTCGCTCATCACCCGGTCGTCCGGGATGGCGCCCATGTCGATCAGGTCGAGACTGTGCATCTGTTCGGTTTCGACGTTGTCGTGGATCAGCACCTGCGAGAGGTTCAGACCCATGTCGAAGACGACGACGTCGTCACCGGCACGGACGGCAGTCATCTGCCGCCCGACTTCTTCGTAGCCGCCGATTGTTGCGATTTCGATTTCCATGGTTTCCGAGCATTGAAACGCCACGTCTGTGGCACGGTGCTCACTCAAAGGCGGGTTCGGGGGCCATCGGCCCCGGCGTCTTGCAGCACGTCGGTCGCTGATCCCCGCGTGTGGCGTCGGCCACACTTGCCCGCGGGTCGCTGGTAGGGGAGGCTACACACGCCGGTGATAAAAACTACGTGGGTTGCCGCGGCGGTCGGGCGGCCCTACGACTGCGCGATGTCCCGGACGACATCGGCGACGTGTGCGAACGCGACGCCCGCCCGGTCGGCGGTCACGGCGTCGCTCTCGGAGTCGCCAACGAACAGCGCCGCGTCGGGGTCGCCGCCGAGACGGGCGATCGTCGTCAGCAGGGGTTCGGGGTCGGGTTTTCGCGTTGTCAGCGAGTCCCGCCCGACAACGGCGTCGACGTGCGACGACAGGTCGTGGCGGTCCAGCGCCCGCCGACACGCCGCCTCGGCGTTGAGCGAGCAGACGCCGATGGGGGCACCGTGGTTGGCCACATAGTCGGCGAGAGGGAGACGGAACGACCGCTCCGCGCCCCGGTGTTCGTGAGCGGCGAGCGTCGCCTCCAGTTCCTCGGCCACCCCGTACTCGGGCGCCATCTCGAACAGCGACCAGAGGTCCGCGTCGTCGACGGCGACCCCCGCGTCGGCGAACGTCGCCGTCGCGTCCCGGGCGGCCGCGTTCCAGTTGACCGCCAGGCGGACGAGCGTCCCGTCGAGGTCGTACACCACGGTGTCGTGGTCGGTCTGCACGGGGGTGCCTAGCGTCGGGTGAACTATGGGGGCTTCGGTTCCGGTGGCGCGCTCGTTCGACAGAACGCTTTTGTGGGCGTATCGAATACGCTCGCGTATGCCGACGACCGTCGGTCACTCCGGACAGCGGATAGCCTTCGAGCGCTACCGACCGCGCGAGGAGTGCTGTTGCTGTCTCCGTCCTCTAACGCGACCGACGGCGTCGTCCGCCCGGTATCCGGCCCACGCGGCAACGCGTCCGCCGGTCGCCCCGTTCGTGGGTGACCGCGGGCGGCTCTCCGGCCATGTTCGCGCGCGGTGAGCGCCTGCTCGCGGCCGCCCGCCGCCGCGTGAGCGAGGACGTGGCCGCCGTCCGCGAACGCGACCCCGCTGCGGGGAGTCTGCTCGTGTTGCTCACCTGTTATCCCGGTCTGCACGCGCTGTGGACCTACCGGATCGCCCACCTGCTCTGGACGGGTGGCCACCAGACGGCCGCGCGCTTGCTGTCGCAGTTCGCCCGGCTGCTGACCGGCGTCGAGATTCATCCCGCCGCCGACATCGGCCGACGCTGTGTCATCGACCACGGCATCGGCGTCGTGATCGGGTCGACCGCCGAAATCGGCGACGACGTGCTCATCTACCACGGCATCACCCTCGGCAACCGCGTTCCGCGGGATGGCAAACGCCACCCCACCATCGGCGACGAGGTGATGCTCGGCGCGAACGCGACAGTGCTCGGCCCGATCGAGGTCGGCGACGGCGCGACCGTCGGCGCCGCCGCCGTCGTGGTTCGGCCGGTCGCGCCCGGCGTCACCGTCGTCGGGAACCCGGCACGACCCGCCGGCACGACGCCCCTCGCCGACGAGCAAGACGCCGACGGGGCCGAGCGGATCGATCGCATCGTCTGTGACGGCGGCGAGCAGGACTGATACGGTTTATTGTCACTGCCGTCCGGTGGGCCGCTGGGAGGGTCCATCGACCCACCGGTACTGACTGACAATAAACCGTATGACGACCGGCGTCGTCACACCTTGTTTTCGCGAAGTGCGGCGACGACGGTGTCGGCGTCGGCATCGAGGCCGCCACCCTGAGCGAACGACGGCCCACCACCACCGCCACCGCCGAACGCCCCCGTCACGGCGTCGACGATATCGCCAGCGTCGGCGCTCGCCTCTCCCGCCGTCGCGACGGCGACGAAGGGCGCGCCGCCCTCGCCGACAACCGCGACGACATCGCTCCGCTCGCCGACTCGCTCCTGGACCGCGTCGCCGACCTCGTTCGGCCCGAAGTCGGCGACGGTGCCGACCGTCCACACGGCACCGTCGCGGTCGACCGTCGGGAGACCGGCGAGGCGGGCGTCGAGCACCTCGGTCTTGTATCGCTCGCACTCCGTGGCCAGTTGGTCGCGCTCGGCCCGGAGGTCGGCGACGGCGTCGTCGAGCGCGGCGATCCTCGTCCCGAGTTCGCGCGCCGCGCCGAGGGTCGCGCGTCGCACCTCGGCACGGCGGTCGACGGCCGGCGGGCCGACCGCGAACTCGACGCGGGTGAGCCCTTCGCCGGGGTTCGAGCGGTCGACCACCTCGACCGGCCCGATTTCGCGGGTGTTCGTGACGTGTGTGCCGCCACAGGCAGCCACGTCCCAGCCCTCGATATCCACGAGACGGACGGTGTCGGCGTCGGCCATCACGCCCTCCTCGGTCTGCGTGTTGAACGCCACGTCGTCGCGGGCGAGCGCCTCGTCGACGGGGACCGACTCCCACGAGACGGGGCGGGAGTCCCACACTGCGCGGTTGGTCAGGCGTTCGAGTTCGGCGAGCACTCCGTCGTCGATGTCGGTCGAGGTAGCGAAATCGACGCGGACCTTCTCGTCGTCGATGCCGAACCCGCCGTAGCCCAGGTCATCGAACAGTCGACGCCCCGCGCCGTAGAGCAGGTGACTAGCGGTGTGGGCGCGGGTACAGTAGGTGCGGAAGTCGTCGGCGACGACGCCGGCGACGGTGTCGCCGGGCGCGAACGCGGGATCGTCGGCCAAGCGGTGGACCACGGCGTCGCCGTCGGTCTGTACGTCCGCGACGGGAACGCCACCGATCGTTCCACGGTCGGCGGGTTGGCCGCCGCTCTCGGCGTAGAAGTAGGTTCGGTCGAGGGCCACCGATCGGCCGTCGACCGCGTCGACGGTGGCTTCGAACTCCCGGACATCGGGTTCCGCGGGTGCGAGCGTCTGCATGTCCACCAGTACGAACGGCGGTCGCGTAAAATCGTTCGCTCTCGGAGGAATTATCGGCAGTCAGCAGCGACGCTCGCCGGGATGGGCCGGCGAGGCGCTATCGACGGGGACGAATTTCCGATCACTCGTCGACGAGGGTCACGTCGAGGCGCTTCTCGACGGCGCGGACGACCGATCCGCCGACGCCGGCCCGCGCCGCACGCCCCTGTTCGAGCGCGAGGACATCGTCCTCGTCGGCTTCGAGGTCGGCGGCGAGTTCCTCGACGGTGAGTCCCGCCGCCTGTCGCGCGTCTTCGACGCGGTCGCCGTAGTCGGAGACGAGATAGGGCAGCCGGTCGGATTCGTAGTCAGTCCCCTCCTCCTCCCAATGCTTGGTGTTGCTCTGGGCCGCGTCGTGAACGCGGGCAGTATTTTGGGCCGCTCGCTTGCGGCGGTTTGGTTCGTCAGCGTCGGTTCGGGACCCGCCGGACCCGGACCGCGAGTCGGAGCCAGCGCCGCCGCGCCCATCCGTGTCGTCGTGTGGCGCACAGTCCGAACAGACCAGGAGACTTGCGCCCGCGACGTTCGCCTGCTTCAGGTTCGACGTTTCGTACCCGCAGAGTTCGCAGGCGTCGCCGTCGCCGTCACCGCCGCCCGATCCGGTAGAGTATTTCGCCATACACCGTTGTAGCCGGTCGTCCTATTTGAACTCCGTGTCCGACTACGCCGACAGCGGCCGCTCGCTCTAGCGGCGGGGCCGCTCACTCCGGAAATAGCGGCGGCGCCAACCCTTCCCGCTCAAGGAGTTCGATTTCGTGGCCGTCCTGGTCGGTCGTGAACGCGTACCGGTCGTCACACGAGGCCGGATCGCGGTAGTCGGGCGCCTCCCGCACCATCAGTTGCTCCCAGTCGTCGTGGAGGTCGTCGACGCGCACACAGAGATGGCCCCAGGCGTCGCCCAGTTCGTACCGACGGCCGTCGTAGTTGTACGTGAGTTCGACCGCCATCGCTTCCGGCGGCGCGTCCGCGGGTTTCGTGAAATAGTTCGCGAAGGTGTCGGCCTCCCACCGGCCCGTGGGGACGTGTTCGAACTTCCGGGTCCAGAAGCCGAGTGCCTCGTCCGCGTCCTCGACGCGGATCATGGTGTGATCGAGGCTCCACCGGGCGCCGTGGTCGCGCTCGACGATCTCCACCTCGTGGCCGTCGGGGTCTTTCACGAACGCGTAACTCCCGCCACAGGAGTCGGGGTCGCGGTAGTCCTCGACGCCCGCGTCCATCAGTTCCGCGTAGGCGTCGTAGACATCCTCGACGCGGACGGCGATGTGGCCCCAGGCGTCGCCCATCTCGTCCGGGCTGTCGCCGTGGTTGGACGTGAGTTCCAACATGGCGCCCTCCTCGTGCATCCCCTCGGGGCCGAGATAGACGTTGGTGAAGCCCTCGGCCTCCCAGCGGTCTTTCTCCTCGTAGTCGAGGTGTGACTGGTACCACTTTAGCGACGCGTCGAGATCGGCGACCCGCATCATCACGTGATCGAGCGTACCGAACATGGGCGAGAGGACGGCCGGAACGCCGAAAAGCGTACCGTCTCTCATACGGTTTATTGGAAGTCAGTACCGGTGGTCGCCAAGACAGGTCGGCGACCCACCGATAGCCAGTGACAATAATAGCCGTATCACGCCCGCGCGTAGACGTACCACGCGACGCCCCAGCAGGCGGCGGTACCGAGGGGGTACGCGACGCGGCCGGGCTGGAGCGCGAACCCGCGGGCGACCGACAGCCCCGCGATGCCGGCACAGACGAGGAGGCCGGCAGTGACGCGAGTGTCCTCGCGGTCCGCGACGGCCCCGACGACGGCGCTCGCGAGCGCGAGCACATAACAGAGCACGGAGAGCGGCCACGCGAGGATGTACGACGGCAGGCCGGTGGTGTACCGGCCGAGGAAATGCGCGAGCGTCGTCACCGACGGCGCCGCGGGATTGACGAGCCCCCACGCGAAGACGAGCGTCGTCGGCCCCGCGTCGTAGGCGAGGACGGTCCACGGGACGGCGAGGAGAGCGAGGACGACGGCGACGCGACGGGCCGGCGGCACGCTACTTCCGCGCGACGACGCGGAGGACGTCCTCGTCTTCGAGTTCGTGGTCACGGCCGACCTGCTGGTCGTCGTGTTTCGCGCTCGGGCCGGTGACGCGGGCGAAGCGGAAGCGCTCGTCGAGCGTCCCGCCGAGGTTCCGGAGGGCGTCGTCGACGGTGTGGTTGCCCCGCCGCAGGACCAGCGGTTCGTCGTAGTCGACGCCGCGACCTGGCTTGTCCATGTACACCCGGATGAGACCGAGCGCGTCCCAGATTTCCTCCTTGAGGGCGTCGAGACCCCTCTCCTCCTCGGCGCTGATGAAGATGACCTCCTCGGGGTCGAGACCGTGTTCGCGCAGGTCGTCTTTCACCGTCGGGAGGTAGTCCTCGTCGATGAGGTCGGCCTTGTTGACGGCGACGATAGAGGGGAGATACTCCCGGTTGTCCTGAATGCCGTCGATGAGTTCGTCGATGGTACAGTCGCCACGGATGGTCACGTCGGCGTTGACGTAGCCGTGTTCGCGCAGGACGCTCTTGATCGTCTCCTCGTCGAGGCTGACGTCGTCCGATTTGGTGACGCGAAGCCCTCCCTTCCCCGTCTTGGAGATGGAGAGGTTCGGTGGCGAGGTGTCGAGACGCACCTTGTTGGCGTAGAGTTCCTCGCGCAGGCGGTCGTACTGCTGAATCTCGAACACCGAGAGGACGAAGACGACGAGGTCGGTGGTGCGGACGACCGACAGCACCGCCTGCCCGTCACCGCGCCCGCCGGCTGCGCCCTCGATGAGCCCCGGCACGTCGAGAATCTGGATGTTCGCGCCATTGTGCTTGAGCATCCCGGGGTTGACGTCGAGCGTGGTGAACTCGTACTCGCCGACTTCGCTCTCGGCGTTCGTGAGGGCGTTGAGAAGCGTCGACTTGCCGACGCTGGGAAAGCCGACCAGACCGACGGTGGCGTCGCCCGTCTTCTCGACGGCGTACCCCTGTCCGCCGCCAGAGGAGGCCTGCTTTTCGAGTTTCTCCTTTTTCTCCGCGAGTTTCGCCTTCAGCCGACCGATATGCTGTTCGGTGGACTTGTTGTACGGCGTGTCGGAAATCTCCTCGCGGAGGTCCTCGATCTCCTCCTCCAGACCCATTATATCGTATTCCGCCGTCGGCGTCGAAAAACCTGTTCTTTCCAGGCCACCCAAGTGATAGAACTTCGACACGGTTATACCGAGGTGCTGGGTGGGTTAGGGTAGATCATCGATGCCGGATCCCGAGCGGTTGCGAGACAGCACGCAGATCGTGGTGCCCTGCGAGTCGCTGTCCGGACTGCGCGACGACATCGAATCGGAGTTTTCCGTCTCCGTCTTCGCGGTCGAGGAGTCCACCTGCCGGATCGTCGGCAGTCCGGTCGAGATCAAGGCGGTCGGCCGACTGCTCGCGCGCCATGGCATCAACGTCGCCTGATACGGATTATTGTAACTGTGTACCGGTGGGTCGCTGGGACGGTCAAGCGACCCACCGGTACTGACTTCCAATAAACCGTATGAGACGGCCGTTGTCACCGTCGTCGGGCGCGTCGTCGACGACGCGCCGGTCGCGACGGCGGCTCTCACCCAATATCCGGGTCGAAGCGTTTTCTACAGTCGGTCCCGTACGGCACGTCATGACCGAAGAACCGGGACTGAGCGACCAGTATCGGATGGCCAGCCCGTGGCCGCCGTTCGTCGCGTTCGGCATCCCCATCGCGGAGCTAGGCATCCTGTTCGACGTGTTCGCCGTCGCCGTCGGCGGACTCCTCCTGTTCTGTGGGAGCGTGACCGGGATGGCCCGGGAGGCGGGCTACGTGAAGACGGTATGGCGGCCGCTCGTCGTCTTCGCTGCCCTCTTGCTCGTCGTCGGAGGCGCCCTCGCGTTCACCGACATCGGCCTCGTGACGCGTGGCTACGCGATCATCACCGCGGGCGTCCTGCTCGCGCTAGCCGGCGTGGGCGGTGAACTGCTGGTGCCCCGGCGGACCGCCGCCTGATCGGTGCGATAGAAACCTATTTGAGTGGGGTGTGTTATGGAGCAGGTATGGCGACGAAAGTGTTCGATCGGGACACCCTCCTCGATCTGACGGTGAACTTCATCCCGCTGTTCATCATCCTCTTTTTCATCGTCGGATACGCCGTCTACAGCCCCTTCGGCGTGGATCAGGTGTCGCGCATCCTCCAGTACGTGCTGCTGGTCGCACCGTTCGTGCTCCTGGCGATCCTGACGTACCTGTCGGGGAAAGCCATCGCGACGACGGAGAAAACCGATCCGGTGTACCTGCCAGGCGGGGCCACCGTCGAGGGCGCCGAACCGATCGAAGAACACGAGGAGTGATACGGTTTATTGGAAGTCAGTACCAGTGGATCGCCGACCCGCCTTGGCGACCCACCGGTGGACAGTTACAATAGTATGACGGCCGAACGCGGGCGTGTCGAGCGCCCCTCGAAGAGCCTCGCGTGGCGGCCAATATCGCCCGACGCATACCCGAATATTTCTTAACCCTGGGTTCCTGACCAACGTCCATGCAGATCACCGGACAGTTAGCGTTGACGGTGCTCATGGGGCTCTTCCTCGTGATCATCGCCGCGTGGCTCGCGCGGATCGAAGACTGGCGGTCGTACACACCACTCGGGAGTGGCGGGGCGGCCGGCAAGTCTGGGCACGTCTCACAGGAGAAGCCGGCCGGCATCAGTCGCTGGCTGACGACGGTCGACCACAAAGACATCGGGATGCTGTACGGCGTCTACGGCGTGATCGCCTTCGTCGTCGGCGGATTGATGATCATGATCATGCGGATCGAACTGCTCGATCCGGAGATGACGCTGATCTCGAACACGTTCTACAACTCGCTGCTGACGAGCCACGGCATCACGATGCTGTTCCTGTTCGGGACGCCCATCATCGCGGCGTTCTCGAACTACCTCATTCCGCTGTTGATCGGGGCGGACGACATGGCGTTCCCCCGGATCAACGCCATCGCGTTCTGGCTGCTACCGCCGGGCGCGCTCCTCATCTGGGCGGGCTTTTTCCCGCTCGGCGACGTGATCCCCGCCCAGACCGCCTGGACGCTCTACACGCCGCTTTCGGCGGGCGTTGGTGGTGGCAATCAGGCCAACGCCGGAGTCGACCTCATGATCCTCGGCCTCCACCTCACCGGCGTCTCGGCGACGATGGGGTCGATCAACTTCATCGCGACCATCCTCACCGAACGCGCCGAGGAAGTCACCTGGGCCAACCTCGACATCTTCTCGTGGACCATCCTCACCCAGTCCGGCCTCATCCTCTTCGCCTTCCCCCTGCTCGGGAGCGCACTCGTCATGCTCCTGCTGGACCGCAACCTCGGAACCAGCTTCTTCGCGATCGAGGCCGGGGGCACCATGCTCTGGCAACACCTGTTCTGGTTCTTCGGACACCCCGAAGTCTACATCCTCGTGTTGCCTCCGATGGGCATCGTCAGCTACGTCCTGCCGCGCTTCTCCGGCCGGCGGCTGTTCGGGTTCAAGTTCGTCGTCTACTCCACGCTCGCCATCGGCGTGCTCTCCTTTGGCGTCTGGGCCCACCACATGTTCGCCACCGGCATGGACCCACGCCTGCGCGCCTCGTTCATGGCCGTCTCGCTCGCCATCGCCATCCCGTCGGCCGTCAAGACGTTCAACTGGATCACGACGATGTGGAACGGGAAGCTCCGCCTGACGACGCCGATGCTGTTCTGTATCGGCTTCGTCTCGAACTTCATCCTCGGCGGTGTGACCGGCGTGTTCAACGCGTCCATCCCGGTCGACCTCGTGCTCCACGACACGTACTACGTCGTCGGGCACTTCCACTACATCGTCATGGGCGCCATCGCCTTCGCCGGCTTCGCCGGGCTCTACTACTGGTTCCCCATGGTCTCCGGCCGGATGTACCAGCGCCGCCTCGGCAAGTGGCACTTCTGGCTCTGGATGATCGGCTCGAACATCACGTTCCTCGCGATGCTCGTGCTCGGGTACGGCGGCATGCCTCGACGGTACGCCACCTACCTGCCGCAGTTCGCGACGGCCCACCAGGCGGCGACGCTCGGTGCCGTGCTGATGTTCGTCGGTGGACTCATCTGGGCGTACAACTTCGTCACCTCGTGGATCGAAGGGCCGAAAGTCCAGGACGGCGATCCCTGGAACCTCCGCGAGGACGGCATGTACACCAACGAATGGCAGTGGTTCGAGAACCAGCAGGAGACGGCGCTCGCGGACGGCGGCGACGAGACTGCCGCCGACGACTGAGACGGGTCGTCGGAACCGGTTTCCGTCCATCGTCTCGCGCACTGACGGCCGACGGCTACGTTTCTTGGAGGATGTATCGGAAGTCGGCAGAGATTCTCTCGGAAGTCGTCCCCGCGAGAATCCCTGGACAGTTACGACACTCCCTATTACGTCGCTAGCAGAATTCCGGTGACGAACATCAGCAGGGCGACACTGCCGAGAATGATACCGAGGATATCGGTGTTGCTCATACGCGGAGCCAGGACGCGTATCGGCAAAGGCCCATCGGTCCGAAGGGAAAGGGCTAATCGGAGCGCGGCCCTATCGCGACCGTGACCGACTCCCGTCTCGACGGTCGTCGCTTCGTGTTGGGGCTCTACGCCGTCGTCATCGGTATCGCAGGGCTGCTCGGCCTCATCCTCGGCGAGTACGTCCGTATGGGTAGCGGACCGCGGCTGTTCTTTCTGATTCCCCTTCCGTCGAACGGTCTCGGGTTCGCCGTGTTCGGGATGGTGACCGTCGCCGCCGGCCTGGGACTCCCGCTCGCGCTCGTCGTCTACGTCTCACAGCAGGCGGACGCAGTAGAGTAAAGACACTTATTCCTGGCTTTCGGAATGGCCAGTATGTATCACGTCATTATCGGCGTCGACGACAACGAGGAGCGGGCAGTCGCCTGTGCGCGCGCCGTCGCGGAGCTTCCGGGGGCCGAATCGGGCGCACGCGTCACACTCATTCACAGCTTCACCGACAACCCGAGCGGGGCGTCGGCGACCCAACTCGGCTCCGTACGTGACGCGACGGAGCTACTCGAAGAGCACGACATCGAGGTGTCGGTGACGGAGTCGAGCGGCGACCCCGCCGAGCAGATCCTCGACGTCGCGGAGACGGAGGACGCCGACCTCATCGTCGTCGCCGGACGGAAACGGTCGCCGACGGGCAAGGCGCTGTTCGGCAGCGTCACCCAGTCGGTGATCCTGAACACGGACCGCCCGGTGATGGTCGCCGGTAGCCCCGATCAGTAACAGCCGTCGAACTGCTCGGCGTACGTCTCGGGTGACTGCCGACCGGTCACCACGGCGTCGAGCGTCCCGCCGACGAAACAGCAGACCGCGGGCGCAGTATCCACCTCGAACTCCTGGCGGAACGCGGGGACGGACTCGCCGTCGACGCCCGCGAGGGCGACCGATTCGGGAAGCGCGTCGCGCAGGGAATCCAGGTCTTCTTTCAGCGATTCACAGGGCGCACAGTCGTGACGCCACACCGTCACGACGGCGTCGGGATGGTCGTCGAGAAACGCCCGCCACTCCTCGTCGTCGAGTTCGGTGAGCGAGTCGGGCACCGGCGACGCGGGAGAGAGCTCGACGACCAGCGACGCCATCGCCGCGAGCGGTTCGTCCGCGGTGTCGAGAAACGACTGGAGCGCGAGGTAGGCGATCAGGTCGTCGCGGGTGATCGCCCCGTCATCGATCCGCTCGGCGGCCGTCGCCTCGTCGACGCCGAACACGTCCGCGACCGTCTGCCGGAAGGCGTCGTCGCCGACGCTGGCGTAGGAGTCGCGGTACACCCGGCGCGCCGATTCGAATGCGGGCGTCGTGACGAGCGTCCCGCCGTCGCGTTCTGCGACGGCGTCGGTTTCGAGCAGGCGGTCGAGGGCGGCCTCGAGGGCTGCTTCCGATGGGCCGGCCATCTCAGACACCCAGGTACCGCTCGCGGGTCTCGTCGTCGTCGCGGAGCTCGTCGGCCGTTCCGTCGAAGACGACGGCTCCCTGGTCGACGACGTACGCTCGGTCCGCGATCTTGATCGCGGCCGCGGCGTTCTGTTCGACGAGGAGGATCGTCACGCCCTGGTCGTTGATACGCTCGATCGCTGCCTCCACGTCCTCGACGATCTTCGGGGCGAGGCCCTCGTACGGTTCGTCGAGGAGGAGGAGGTCAGTGCTCTGTTTGAGCGCGCGGGCGATGGCGAGCATCTGTTGTTCGCCACCCGAGAGCGTCCCCGCCTTCTGTGTCTTGCGCTCGCTGAGGCGAGGGAAGTCCTCGTACACCTGCTCGGTGGACATGGACTGACCGGTCGACGTGCGCGGGCGCCGCCAGGTGTTCGAGGCGTTGCGCGACACCTCCGCGATTTTGAGGTTCTCCGCGACGGTGAGGTTGGGGAAGACGCGCCGCTCCTCGGGCACCAGCGAGATGCCCTGCATGGCGACATCGTCGGCTTCCATCCCGGTGATATCCTGGTCTTTGAACTGGACCGACCCGCTGCGAACGGTTGGCGGATCGGCGCCGGCGATGGAGCGGAGCGTCGTGGTCTTGCCAGCCCCGTTGCGACCGAGGAGGGTGCAGATTTCACCCTCCTCGACGGTCATCGAGAGGTCGCGCAGGATGTGACTCTCGCCGTAGTAGGCGTCGATGTGGTCGACGTCGAGCAGACTCACAGGTCGACACCTCCGAGATACGCCTCCTGCACGTCGGAGTCGCCGCGTATCTCCTCCGGCGTCCCCTCCGCGATGATCTGGCCGCGGTTGAGCACGACGATGCGATCGGAAATACTGAAGACGATTTCCATGTCGTGTTCGATGAGGACGAACGTGAGACCGAGTTCGCGTTTGACTTCCTCGACGAGGTCCACTGTCGCCTCCGTCTCCTCGGGCGACATCCCCGCCGTCGGTTCGTCCATCAGCAGGAGGTCGGGTTCGGCCGCCAGCGCGATACCGATTTCGAGGCGACGCTTGTCGCCGTACGGTAGGTCGGATGCGGTACGGTCGGCCTGATCAAGCAGTCCGACGGCGTCGAGAGTGTCGGCCGCGACCTGGTGGACGCCCGAGAGGCTGTCGCGGTGTTCGAGAAACTTGAACCCGAACGAGCCGTGCTCGGCGGCCAGCGCCGCGATTTCGGCGTTCTCTCGAACCGTGAGATCCGAGAAGATGGACGCCGTCTGGAACGACTTGCTGATCCCCATCTGAACGACCTCGTGGGGGTCGCGGTTGACGATGGATTCGCCCTTGAATCGGATGTCGCCCGCCGTCGGATCGAGACGGCGCGTGATGAGGTTGATGAGCGTCGACTTGCCGGCGCCGTTCGGGCCGATGATGGAGACGCGTTCGCCCTCGTTGACGGTGAGGTTCACGTCGTCGGTGGCGACGAGGCCGCCGAACTCCTTGACGAGGTCCTCGGTTTCGAGCAGCGCCATCAGTCCTCACCTCCCGTGACGTAGTCCCGCACGTCGCTGAGGAATCCCCAGACTCCGCGGGGGAACACCCAGATGGTGAC comes from Haloplanus sp. XH21 and encodes:
- a CDS encoding OBG GTPase family GTP-binding protein, which codes for MGLEEEIEDLREEISDTPYNKSTEQHIGRLKAKLAEKKEKLEKQASSGGGQGYAVEKTGDATVGLVGFPSVGKSTLLNALTNAESEVGEYEFTTLDVNPGMLKHNGANIQILDVPGLIEGAAGGRGDGQAVLSVVRTTDLVVFVLSVFEIQQYDRLREELYANKVRLDTSPPNLSISKTGKGGLRVTKSDDVSLDEETIKSVLREHGYVNADVTIRGDCTIDELIDGIQDNREYLPSIVAVNKADLIDEDYLPTVKDDLREHGLDPEEVIFISAEEERGLDALKEEIWDALGLIRVYMDKPGRGVDYDEPLVLRRGNHTVDDALRNLGGTLDERFRFARVTGPSAKHDDQQVGRDHELEDEDVLRVVARK
- a CDS encoding DUF7541 family protein, whose translation is MTEEPGLSDQYRMASPWPPFVAFGIPIAELGILFDVFAVAVGGLLLFCGSVTGMAREAGYVKTVWRPLVVFAALLLVVGGALAFTDIGLVTRGYAIITAGVLLALAGVGGELLVPRRTAA
- a CDS encoding DUF6684 family protein, yielding MATKVFDRDTLLDLTVNFIPLFIILFFIVGYAVYSPFGVDQVSRILQYVLLVAPFVLLAILTYLSGKAIATTEKTDPVYLPGGATVEGAEPIEEHEE
- a CDS encoding cbb3-type cytochrome c oxidase subunit I, producing MGLFLVIIAAWLARIEDWRSYTPLGSGGAAGKSGHVSQEKPAGISRWLTTVDHKDIGMLYGVYGVIAFVVGGLMIMIMRIELLDPEMTLISNTFYNSLLTSHGITMLFLFGTPIIAAFSNYLIPLLIGADDMAFPRINAIAFWLLPPGALLIWAGFFPLGDVIPAQTAWTLYTPLSAGVGGGNQANAGVDLMILGLHLTGVSATMGSINFIATILTERAEEVTWANLDIFSWTILTQSGLILFAFPLLGSALVMLLLDRNLGTSFFAIEAGGTMLWQHLFWFFGHPEVYILVLPPMGIVSYVLPRFSGRRLFGFKFVVYSTLAIGVLSFGVWAHHMFATGMDPRLRASFMAVSLAIAIPSAVKTFNWITTMWNGKLRLTTPMLFCIGFVSNFILGGVTGVFNASIPVDLVLHDTYYVVGHFHYIVMGAIAFAGFAGLYYWFPMVSGRMYQRRLGKWHFWLWMIGSNITFLAMLVLGYGGMPRRYATYLPQFATAHQAATLGAVLMFVGGLIWAYNFVTSWIEGPKVQDGDPWNLREDGMYTNEWQWFENQQETALADGGDETAADD
- a CDS encoding DUF7520 family protein: MTDSRLDGRRFVLGLYAVVIGIAGLLGLILGEYVRMGSGPRLFFLIPLPSNGLGFAVFGMVTVAAGLGLPLALVVYVSQQADAVE
- a CDS encoding universal stress protein, with the translated sequence MYHVIIGVDDNEERAVACARAVAELPGAESGARVTLIHSFTDNPSGASATQLGSVRDATELLEEHDIEVSVTESSGDPAEQILDVAETEDADLIVVAGRKRSPTGKALFGSVTQSVILNTDRPVMVAGSPDQ
- a CDS encoding thioredoxin family protein; the protein is MAGPSEAALEAALDRLLETDAVAERDGGTLVTTPAFESARRVYRDSYASVGDDAFRQTVADVFGVDEATAAERIDDGAITRDDLIAYLALQSFLDTADEPLAAMASLVVELSPASPVPDSLTELDDEEWRAFLDDHPDAVVTVWRHDCAPCESLKEDLDSLRDALPESVALAGVDGESVPAFRQEFEVDTAPAVCCFVGGTLDAVVTGRQSPETYAEQFDGCY
- a CDS encoding ABC transporter ATP-binding protein, translating into MSLLDVDHIDAYYGESHILRDLSMTVEEGEICTLLGRNGAGKTTTLRSIAGADPPTVRSGSVQFKDQDITGMEADDVAMQGISLVPEERRVFPNLTVAENLKIAEVSRNASNTWRRPRTSTGQSMSTEQVYEDFPRLSERKTQKAGTLSGGEQQMLAIARALKQSTDLLLLDEPYEGLAPKIVEDVEAAIERINDQGVTILLVEQNAAAAIKIADRAYVVDQGAVVFDGTADELRDDDETRERYLGV
- a CDS encoding ABC transporter ATP-binding protein, which gives rise to MALLETEDLVKEFGGLVATDDVNLTVNEGERVSIIGPNGAGKSTLINLITRRLDPTAGDIRFKGESIVNRDPHEVVQMGISKSFQTASIFSDLTVRENAEIAALAAEHGSFGFKFLEHRDSLSGVHQVAADTLDAVGLLDQADRTASDLPYGDKRRLEIGIALAAEPDLLLMDEPTAGMSPEETEATVDLVEEVKRELGLTFVLIEHDMEIVFSISDRIVVLNRGQIIAEGTPEEIRGDSDVQEAYLGGVDL